In a single window of the Nicotiana tomentosiformis chromosome 8, ASM39032v3, whole genome shotgun sequence genome:
- the LOC138897522 gene encoding uncharacterized protein translates to MNVQELLVIGDSDLLVQQVLGEWATKNTKIFPYLHCVQELIKRFTKIEFEHVPRIQNEFVNALATLSSMIQHPYKNFIDPIPIEIHKQPSYRAHVEEEFDGNPWFHDIKEYLEKGEYPENATHT, encoded by the coding sequence atgaatgttcaggagttgctggtaatcggagattctgATCTATTGGTACAACAAGTATTAGGAGAATGGGCCaccaagaacactaaaatatttccatacttgcattgtgtacaagagttgatcaagaggttcacaaagatagaattcgaGCATGTTCCAaggatccagaatgagttcgtaAATGCATTagctaccttgtcttccatgatacaacatccgtACAAGAATTTTATTGATCCTATCCCAATAGAGATTCATAAGCAGCCATCTTAtcgtgctcatgttgaagaagagtttgacggaaatccatggttccacgatatCAAGGAGTATTTGGAGAAAGGAGAATACCCAGAAAATGCCACACATACCTAG